One Opitutaceae bacterium DNA segment encodes these proteins:
- a CDS encoding Eco57I restriction-modification methylase domain-containing protein yields the protein MTRDALKSLLQSNYKRERWLVLLHDLLPTTQAFGAAKDLSLDDASIASASQIARIPLAGDRTVAVLEVRVTGQVDLQRNRVGLRNLVSRFIGQEGADAVLAFFVGDAPDYRFSFAARTNRFTADGQLEQNETAPRRYTYLFGPGLPCRTALERLELLRSLGARAQLSDLIEAFKVEPLFKEFYRDYGRVFEAVENHVRPSLSEKERLRLFTQRLFNRLMFLAFVERKGWLRLGQRSDYLAALWNDYKARLRTSPASVNFYADRLVPIFFEVLNQPDRPADSVDQRIGFVPYLNGGLCEYAEDGTDRLPALRVPDEAIALILDSETGLFSRYNFTVAESTPLEIQVAVDPEMLGKVFEELVTGRHEQGSYYTPKPIVAFMARAALVEHLADRCRAESREAVEKFVHDDDASALRDPEAVHRALLTIKVCDPACGSGAYLLGMLHELLDLRTRIFASRQKPDPENAYQRRLQIIERNLYGVDKDAFAVNIARLRLWLALAVEFEGPVPPPLPNLDFKIEVGDALAAPAPQDIFQRPAVEEFRDKKAAFLRAHGEEKARLKAELEHIRADLALWQQADLSDHGFNWAVEFAEVFLPDAEERALLGELLAQEDASSAIQSGGFDIIVANPPYVRQELIKEQKPVLKKRFPEVFTGVADLYVYFFARAHELLRPGGVAAFISSNKWLRAGYGESLRQYLLDGHAFHLVMDFGELGVFDTAATDAAIFIWQKLPRIASPTAWAMVKDLNLCYSQGVRHHFQLLRIDVPANQFGKGNARLASIAAAGLRKRMESRATLLRNYIGGEIKWGLKTGLNEAFVVDRLKRKQLVDETPLADEIIRPILAGDDVRRYETHFRETYIILTKIGVPIHRYTSVLRHLEPFEEKARKRTDQGQHWWELRACVYYEEFLKPKIVYPEIGKEARFVLETEGRYLNNKCFFLPSADWFLLAVLNSASVFAYLKEVCATLGDKDDGGRLEYRAQYLRSLIPDASLLTATTSVDSPSRRSPCTVSAAPAASSSFARLGLIRPTAPRAIPWNSRGHSRPTTTPNAPASCTAARLT from the coding sequence ATGACGCGCGACGCCCTGAAGTCCCTCCTTCAATCGAACTATAAACGAGAGCGCTGGCTTGTGCTGCTGCACGACCTGCTTCCCACGACGCAGGCATTCGGGGCTGCGAAAGACCTGAGCCTGGACGATGCCTCCATCGCCTCGGCGTCGCAGATTGCGCGCATTCCGCTCGCCGGAGACCGGACTGTCGCCGTGCTGGAAGTGCGTGTCACCGGGCAAGTGGACTTGCAGCGCAACCGCGTGGGCCTGCGCAACCTTGTCTCCCGTTTCATCGGACAGGAGGGAGCCGATGCCGTGCTTGCCTTCTTCGTAGGAGATGCGCCCGACTACCGCTTCTCCTTCGCCGCCCGCACCAACCGCTTCACCGCCGACGGCCAGTTGGAGCAGAACGAGACCGCGCCCCGCCGCTACACCTACCTGTTTGGTCCGGGGCTGCCGTGCCGGACGGCGCTGGAGCGACTCGAACTGCTCCGCTCCCTCGGCGCGCGCGCCCAGCTCTCCGACCTGATCGAGGCCTTCAAGGTCGAGCCGCTCTTCAAGGAGTTCTACCGTGACTACGGCCGTGTGTTCGAGGCGGTGGAAAACCATGTCCGCCCCTCGCTTTCGGAAAAGGAGCGGCTTCGCCTCTTCACCCAGCGCCTTTTCAACCGGCTCATGTTCCTTGCCTTCGTCGAGCGCAAGGGCTGGCTCCGCCTCGGTCAGCGCAGCGATTATCTCGCAGCTCTCTGGAACGACTACAAGGCCCGGCTCCGCACCTCGCCCGCCTCGGTCAACTTCTACGCCGACCGTCTTGTCCCGATCTTCTTCGAGGTGCTCAACCAGCCCGATCGCCCCGCCGACTCGGTTGATCAGCGAATTGGTTTCGTGCCATACCTCAACGGCGGTCTGTGTGAATATGCTGAAGATGGCACCGACCGCCTGCCAGCCCTCCGCGTACCCGACGAGGCCATCGCCCTCATCCTCGACTCCGAAACCGGTTTGTTCTCCCGCTACAACTTCACCGTGGCGGAGAGCACGCCGCTAGAGATCCAGGTGGCGGTCGATCCCGAAATGCTCGGCAAGGTGTTTGAGGAACTCGTCACCGGCCGCCACGAGCAGGGCAGCTACTACACGCCGAAGCCCATCGTCGCCTTTATGGCGCGCGCCGCCCTGGTCGAGCACCTCGCCGACCGCTGCCGCGCGGAATCACGCGAGGCGGTGGAGAAATTCGTTCACGACGACGACGCCTCGGCCCTGCGCGACCCCGAGGCCGTTCATCGCGCGTTGCTCACAATCAAGGTGTGCGACCCCGCCTGCGGCTCCGGCGCCTACCTGCTGGGCATGCTGCACGAGCTGCTCGACCTCCGCACGCGCATCTTTGCATCTCGTCAGAAGCCCGACCCCGAGAATGCCTATCAACGCCGCCTCCAGATCATTGAACGCAACCTCTATGGCGTCGACAAGGATGCCTTCGCCGTCAACATCGCGCGCCTGCGCCTCTGGCTCGCTCTGGCGGTCGAGTTTGAGGGTCCGGTTCCGCCGCCACTGCCTAATCTCGATTTTAAGATCGAAGTGGGCGACGCACTCGCCGCCCCCGCGCCGCAGGACATCTTTCAACGCCCGGCGGTGGAGGAATTCCGCGACAAGAAAGCGGCCTTTCTCCGCGCCCATGGCGAGGAGAAGGCCAGGCTGAAGGCCGAGCTGGAGCACATACGGGCGGACCTTGCGCTTTGGCAGCAGGCGGACCTGTCCGATCACGGCTTCAACTGGGCCGTGGAGTTTGCGGAGGTGTTTCTGCCCGATGCCGAAGAGCGCGCGCTACTCGGCGAGTTGCTCGCGCAGGAGGATGCATCCTCGGCAATTCAGTCAGGCGGTTTCGACATCATCGTGGCCAATCCGCCCTACGTGCGACAGGAGCTTATTAAGGAGCAAAAGCCGGTTCTCAAAAAACGGTTCCCTGAAGTTTTTACGGGTGTTGCGGATCTCTACGTTTACTTCTTCGCCCGCGCCCACGAGTTGCTCCGACCCGGCGGCGTGGCTGCCTTCATCTCGTCCAACAAATGGCTCCGCGCTGGCTATGGCGAATCGCTCCGTCAGTACTTGCTCGATGGGCATGCTTTTCACCTTGTGATGGATTTTGGCGAGCTTGGCGTTTTCGACACCGCCGCTACCGACGCGGCAATTTTTATCTGGCAGAAACTGCCACGCATCGCGAGTCCGACCGCGTGGGCGATGGTCAAGGACTTAAATCTCTGCTACAGCCAGGGTGTTCGCCACCATTTTCAGCTCCTCCGTATCGATGTTCCCGCCAATCAATTCGGCAAGGGCAACGCGCGACTAGCCTCGATAGCCGCTGCTGGGTTGCGGAAGCGGATGGAAAGTAGGGCTACATTACTTCGAAATTACATTGGCGGTGAGATTAAGTGGGGACTTAAAACAGGGCTAAATGAGGCGTTCGTTGTCGACAGACTTAAGCGCAAACAGCTCGTCGACGAAACGCCCCTAGCGGACGAGATCATTCGGCCGATCCTCGCAGGCGACGATGTGCGCAGATATGAAACACACTTCAGGGAGACTTATATAATTCTCACGAAGATTGGGGTGCCGATCCATAGGTACACCTCGGTTCTACGGCACTTGGAACCTTTTGAGGAAAAAGCTAGGAAGCGCACCGACCAAGGTCAGCACTGGTGGGAACTGAGAGCGTGCGTTTATTATGAAGAATTTCTGAAACCGAAAATCGTTTATCCGGAGATCGGAAAAGAGGCTCGTTTCGTTTTGGAGACGGAGGGACGGTATCTAAACAACAAGTGCTTCTTTTTGCCATCCGCAGATTGGTTTCTTCTCGCTGTTCTCAACTCCGCATCGGTGTTTGCCTACTTGAAAGAGGTATGTGCGACGCTTGGCGATAAAGATGATGGCGGACGCCTGGAATACCGCGCTCAATACTTGAGAAGCCTTATTCCCGACGCGTCGCTGCTGACCGCGACCACATCGGTCGACTCGCCCAGCAGGCGCAGTCCCTGCACGGTCAGCGCCGCGCCCGCAGCGAGCAGTTCCTTCGCGCGCTTGGGCTTGATCCGGCCGACAGCACCTCGCGCAATCCCCTGGAACAGCCGTGGTCACTCGCGGCCGACGACTACGCCAAACGCGCCCGCAAGCTGCACGGCCGCGCGCCTGACATGA